The segment ACTCAGATTGTCTTTCAACCTGAATAATCTTCAGACCGAAGAGACCGTATCGGGCCGAGCCAGTCTCGAGATTGTGACCAACGAGGGCAAGAATCGCTCCCTGGCCTTGAACAGCAACGACATGGTCTTCCAGATTCAGCGTTTCAAGCAGATCAGCACCACCTTTACCCTGCCCCAGAAGATGACCCTCCCGGATGTGTTCGGGCTGCGCCTGGTCATCAAGGATCCTTCAGGCAAGGTTATTTTCAGTGAAACCTATCCGCTGTCTTACGTTATGTCTTAGCCTGCTGTTGGCCGCTCTGGTGGTCAGCACGGTTGCCTTCGCCGGGGATGCTCCCCGGCGACATACGTTTTTCAGTGGCACCCAGTATCCCCTCACCGTCCACTTCATCCAGGGCACCGAACCCGGACCTACGGTCATGGTCCAGGGCGGCATCCAGGGCGATGAGGTCTCGGGCTATCTCACCGCACAGATTCTGACCCATGCCGAGGTCATACGGGGCAACCTGATTGTCATCCCCCGGGCCAACGTGCCCACGGTTCTGGCCGGAAAGCGCGAGATCAATGTCGATCTGAACCGCCGTTTCGATCAGGATTACAATACGTTCTATGAAGATCGCCTGGCGCGGGTGATCCGTTTCTTGCTCAAGCGCAGCGATGCCTTCGTGCACTTGCACGAGGGCAGTGGGTTCTATCATCCCACCTATGTGGACGGATTGCGCAACCCTCGCCGTTATGGCCAGTCCATCATCATTGATACCCCGGTTTTCGAGGGGCGCATCAATTTGGCCCAGGTCGCCACGTCGGTGTTGGGCCAGTTGAATCATTCCATTGTGCCCGCCTACCAGTTCAAGCTGTTCAATACCAACACCTTTGCCAACAACACCACGCATCCCGAACAGCGCAAGTCACTGACTTTCCATGCCTTGTCCAGTGCCGGGATTCCTGCGTTGGCCATTGAGGTCAGCAAGAACATCCGCCAGTTGGGTTGGAAGGTTCTGCAACAGCTCAGGGCCACGGTCCTGACTCTGGAGCAGTATGGCGTCGAGCTGCGTCTGCCCGAGTTCACCGAACAGGAAGTGGATCGTTATGCACGCACTGCTTCGCGTTTGCGCGTCAATGGCCTGCCCGTGATACCGGGCAAGGATCTGACGCTGCCTCTGGCCCCTGGAGGGACTGTGGCCGTGACGGTGGAAGACGCCGGGGATTCAACTTTTGACCCCGTTCCTGCCGTGTTTGCCTCGGATCGTCCTGATCTGAATATGGTCTCGGCGCCCCGGCTGGCCCTGTCGCGTTTCGGGAGACTGGATGTGCGGGCCGATGGCACCAGGGTCTCGCGTGTCAATGTGGCCTGGCAGGGTCAATGGCAGGACAAGGCTCCGACTCCCGGTACCCCTGTGGCAAAGGGGGCGGCCCCGCTGTTTGCCTGCTGGTTGAACGGCAAGCTCCGCTTCGTGCCGGCGGACGGTGTGCTGGAGGCTGTGCAGGGTGACCAGTTGGTGCTTGAAGGGGTCTGGGGCAGCCGCAAGGATCAGGAAGAAGTGCTTAATTTCAAGGGATATGTCAGCCAACCCCGCCGCAACGACGGTCAGGATGCCGGGCAGGAGATTGTCCTGGACTCCGGTGCGTTCATTGGCCGCTATGTCAAGGCCGCCAAAGACGGTTCTTCCTGGCTGTGCCGGGTGGTGCGCGAGACTCCGGGCGAGCCCAAGACACAATTCAAGGTGCGATTTGTGCCCCGTTCCGTGTCCGCACTGGGCCTGTTGGGCGAGGATGGCGACCGGATCATCGTGCCCTGGACCGGTGAAGGCCGATATGTTCTGCCCGCAGGGACCTATACCCTGGAAGGATTGTGGAGCAATGGCCCCAAGGACAAAGTCCTGGCCACCAACGAAAGCAGACCCCTGCCCTGGGGCGGCGGTGTGACCGTTGCTCCCGGTCTCGAGACCACCATCACCCTGCGTCAGGCCACCACGTTTCGGCCCATCGGCCGGATGACCCTGGCGGCTCAGTAGTCGCGTTACACCACCGGAACACTCATGCCTCCATCCGTTTTCGTCAATCTGCCCCTGGCCTCCATCGCCAGAGGAGCGCCGTATCTCGACCTGTTTCTGGAGCAGGGCATTAACCCGGAGCTGGGCATCAATGCCTTTGCCCTGGACGAATTGTCCGAGCGCTGGCACCAGCGCATGGCCCGCCGCCTGCGCGAGGACGGGCTGCGTTGTGCAGTGCATCTGCCATTCATGGATCTGCGCCCCGGTGCCTCCGATCCCGCGATTCTGGCTGTGACCCGCGAGCGGCTGGACAGGGCCATGGGCCTGGCTCTTGAATACGGGGCCGCGCACATGGTGGGTCACGCCTGTTTTGTGCCGGGCATGGATGGATGCAGGGAGCAGGAATGGCTGGAGACGTCGACCAGCACCTGGGCCGGGTTGCTGGAAGGCCATGAAAGCGCCCCGCTGCTGTGTCTGGAAAACACCTATGAAACAGCCTGCCAGCCCATACTGGACCTGCTTTCCCGGTTGCCGGAAGATCGTGCAGGGGCCTGTCTGGACCTGGGGCACTGGCATAGCTTTGCCCGAGGCTGTGAACGCCGTGACCTGAAGGCTTGGCTGATGGCTCTGGGGCCACGCCTGAAGCATCTGCACCTGCATGACAACGACGGTTCCGGGGATCAGCATCTGGGCCTTGGGCAGGGTTCCATTCCCTTTGACGAGTTGTTTGCGACGCTGACCCGAAGCGGGCGGACCCCGTCCATGACTTTGGAGCCGCATACCCTTGAGGACTACGAGCACTCCAGCCGTTTCATGACCGAGCACCCCGACTGGTTCATTGGGAAAAACGCATGAGTTCACGCCCCTATCGATTTTACAAGCTCTCTCCCGGTGGCAATACCACCATTCTGATTATGGATGCCGAGACATTGCCCGTGGCCGATCATCCGGCTCTGGCCGCACGATTCATGGACCCGCTGCATCTGCAGGCCGAGCAGGTGGGATTCGTGTCCCTGAACGGCGGAACGCCGAGGCTGGACATGATGGGTGGTGAATTCTGCGGTAATGCGGCGCGCTGCCTGACCGCTGTGCTGGCCCTGGAGGGCCACCTGGACGATGTGGGGAGCATTTCCGTGTCCGGGGTAGAGGACGATCTTGATGTGCGTGTCAGCCGCGACAACGGAGCGCTCTCCACTGCCGTGCAGATGCCCGTGCGCGAGGACGGTGCCTGCATCAGTGATCTGGCTCCCGGGATTGCCCTGGCCGAACTGGACGGCATCACTCACCTGCTTCTGGACGAGGACGAGCATTCCTGTCCGGTTGATCCCATCAACGCCGCCGCACGCCTGCGGGCTGCGCATGGCCTCGGGGAACGCGACGCCGTGGGCTGTATCTGGTATTCCGGGGGCCTTGCCTTACCCAGCATCCGCCCGGTGGTCTGGGTCCGCGAGACGAATACCACGCATCTGGAAACCGCCTGTGGCTCGGGTACCATGGCCCTGACCCAGCTGTTGGCCTGCCAGCAGGGTGGTCCTGTGTGTGTTCGGGTACTACAGCCCAGTGGTCAGAGCATTGAAGCGCGAGTGGATTATGATCAGTCCACGGGGCGATTCAGTGATGCGTGGATTTCGGGACGGGTCGAGGTCATCGCCAAGGGCATCACATATTTATAGAAAGGCGCTGAAAAACAGCCATCTGCGGTGTTGCTGCAAACAAATCGAGACCTCACCTATATCCAGATAGGCGTCAGTCTCGATTTGTTTTTGCGCCTTGTATCTTACGAATTTTGAGCGCCCTGTGGAAAGAGTGGGTTTTATTTCCAGCTATTAATGTGCTTGGCCCATGGTCCAGAGGTCATTGTTTCAACAATTTGAGTAAAATGGTGATGATGGCATGGTTGGGGGATGAGGAAATATGTTCTGACTGTTCCTCTGAAACATCGAATGGAGAGGACGGTTTCGGTGTCTAGGTGTTCTTGTATTGCCTTAATCCTTTCACCAAATTGTGCCGGATGGGGTTTTCCCATGTGCATATGTTGATAGATAATGAGGCTTTTCCCACTGGCCCATAATTTTTTGAGTTCATCCCAGAAGATATACTTGCAATGCTTGTTGCTTTTTTTACTCGTACTTGGGACTTCAATCCCATTATCCGGATCGCAAAAAACTATGTCACAATCTTTCAGTTTGTCTTGGGCTTGTTGGAACCAGTGCTGTCGTTCCTGCATTCGTTCATTAAGCTTGGGAACTTTGATGGTGTTTTCATAATATATGGTGTTTTCGGGGAGGATTTGTATTTTTCTGATGTGGGATACGTTTCTCCGATTCGGAATGATGTTGCCCTGTTCGTCAACGAGGTGTTTCTTTAGTGCATCAAACAAAAAGGGGTCACATGACCTAAACTCCTTGTTGTTTGATTTTTGCAAATAAGCTGTATGTTTCCCGTCGTTATTATGTGTTTCATTGTTGGCGAGACACCAGAGGATCCCGAGTCTGGAAGAGGGGGTAACGGCATTGCGGAGCATGCCGTACTTGGTGAAATCCCCGACGTCTCCGAAATATCTGTTTTGCATGGAAATTCCTCAACTGCAGGGTTTTGGGACATATGGCATGGCGTATAGACGTGTCTGTTTGATAGCTCAAGCAGAAGTCGGTGTCATTATTAAGCTTGATCGATGCGAGAGACGGGCCTTCCCCACCGCGTCGGGGCATTAGGACGCGAAGAGTGCGGACCTTGGCCGCCCGAAATGAGCGATCCAGCTCCGGCGACGAGTGCTGATTTTCAGGAAGGATGAGATCTGCGGATCCTGTGGCCTGTATGGTTTGCCAACCGTTAAGCCTCACCCCAAAGGGGGAGGGCAGAGTCCAGAGGGTGTTCCGGGGGGGAAAACGAGTCTTCGAGCGTCCCTCCACATACCCTCTGGTCCAAGCGAAGCGGACACCTGTGGCAATGCCCCCTTGGTCGGTCTGCGAGAGCAGGCGATGTGCCAGACACCTGGACGCAGCACCCCCAACCTCTCTCCGCGAGAGCGGGCAACGTCGGTGTCTTCCCTCCGATAGGCAACACCCTTGCGGCGCGAAGCCGCACCCTACTTGCTGCGGGTCAGGGCCAGGGCCAGAGCCGTAGTCAGTTTGACCAGTTCGGAATTGTTCTTGCGCACCGTGGCCGCAAGGCGTCGTGACAGGGCGGTCAACAGGTGGCAGCCAATCTCGGGTTCGTTCTTGACCAGGGCAAAGAAGCGGTCACGATTGGTGACCAGAAATTCCGAGGGCTCCAGGGTTTCCACCGTGGCCGAGCGAGTGTCGCGGTCGATGAGCGCCATTTCCCCGAACAACGGGCACAGGCTCCCGTCCAGGGTGGCCAGCACCTTGCGGGTGTCCTGCAGTTCCTGCAAGGGCAAGGTCATGCCCTGGATGATCATGGACTTGGTGATGCGCACCCGGCCGCTGACAAGGACGAACATCTCGTCGCCGAGGTCTCCCTCATTGATGATTTTTTCGCCCCGCTCCACCTTGAGTGTTGAGAATATCTTCTGAACCTTGTCGATGTCGGCATCGGGCATGTCCGTGAAGATGGCGATGTCGTGCCAGGGAATGTTGTTCATGAAGTCGTCCTCATCATGATTCCGTGGCCTGGGCCTTCAGGTACAGTAGGCCGTCATAGCCTTCGAGTTGCAGGTCGTCTGCCGGGTTGATCACGATGCTCGGGCCCTGCTGCCCCAGCGAGGTCTGCTGCCCGCTCATGGTGAACAGTTCCAGGATGAACTGATCCAGAGCCGAGCCTTCATCCAGCATGTCCTGCAGGGTCAGGTCCTTGCTCTCGTGACACAGGGCCAGTGGCAGTGAGCCGTCATGGCCGCGTGAGGTCTGTATGAGTTCGCCCCAGTCCATGTTCTGTTCATCGCTTGTCAATCGGCGATAGTCCAGGCTGCCCGCATGATTGCGTGATCCGACGAGTCCCTGAAAGAACGGCCAGACCGAGGGGGTCTTGCCCATGCGACCCAGGAGCATGCTGGCGACTTCGCCCCGGGGCACGATCTCGTTAACCCCGGCCCGCAGCAGATGGTCGCGGTTTTCGGCCAGCACCACTTCGGAATAGATGGAAACCTTGGGGGCGAGACTGCGCAGGGTCAGGGCGGCGTAGAGGCTTTGCTGATCAGAGTCTGCGGCCGAGAGTCCGGCCTGGGAGAGGATGTAGATCACCTGGGCTGTGGCCGGGCTGGCGCGGTGGACCACGCTTTCGTGTGCGGGGTTGCCGTAGACGAAGTGCAGCCTGTTGGCCATATCCAGATCAAAGGCCAGGGAGTCACGCTCCTCGGGAGCCAGGCTGTTGACCAGGACCAGGTCATTGTTTTTCAGGATCTCTGCATCCTGAAGTGTGCTTACGATGTTTTTTGCGAACGAATTCCAACCGATGATGATGACGTGCCCTGAAAGTTTCACTTTGAGCAGTCCTTTTCGGCGTTTGGCCCGATTTTCGACGATAATGGAGGCCAGGTTGCCGGTTAGGGTGGAGACCATCCCGATGCCGGAGATCATGACGAGCAATCCGAGGAGCCGCCCCGGCGTTGTCGCCGGGACGAGATCCCCATAGCCGACGGTGGTCAGGGTGACCACCGCCCACCAGATTGCGGAAAGAAAATCAGCGTGTCCCTGAGGCTGAAGCTCAAGGAGGTAGAAGCCCACCGAGCTTAGGATCAGCAGGGTGGAGATGAGGACCAGCAACTTCCTGAAGGGAGTGCTAATCAGTATCTTCGCCGTAAACCTCATCTTCAAGGTCTTCCTGTCGCTTCAACAACTCTTCAAACCTGATGTCCGCACCCAGAATACCCTGGATGTCGAGTTCTTCATCGTCCACTGGTGTGGCCACGGTGAGGCACAGTTTACCAGTAAAATGCGACTTGTAGAAGTCCGTAACCATCATCTTGCCCGTTTGCATGGGTTTGACGAACCATTCGCGGTCGGAAAAATCCGTTTCATGGTCATAGGTCTTGTACTTGGGCGCATCCTCGGGGTGGCAGACGGAACTGGCCACAAGGCGCCCCTCCGTATTGACCAGATACATGTACTGGATGAAGGAGTACTCGGACAGGAAGTCGTCCATGCAGCCTCCCACCTTCTCGGAACTGAGGCTGCGGATTTCGCAGTCTTGCGACAGCTTTTCCACGACCTTGGCAGCCAGCTTGTGGGCCGCTTCCTTCAGATGGTCGAATTCGGACATGAACAACTCTGGCAGGTAGCGCTTGACCACGACCTTCATCTCCTTGTTGGAGAAGGAGGTGTTCCGGCCTTTTTCATAGGCGGCCATGATGCGCTTGTAGATCTTGGTCACTGCGGGGTGGCGCTTGTCGATGACCTGATCGCCGGTCAGGTGCAAGGACTGGTTGATCCAGTAGGCCACGCCGGCCTTGCCCGACTTGTCGGTGATGATGATCGGCACCGGGCGGTTCAGGATCTTGTTGGTATCGAAGATGTTGTAGATCTCTTCGTTCTTGGCCAATCCGTCCACGTGGATTCCGGCGCTGGTGGCGTTGAAATCGCGGCCCGCAAAGGGGTAGTTGTCGGGAATCTTGTAGTCCAGCTCCTTCTCGAAGTATTCGGCGATTTCGCTGATGACCTGGGTGTGGGCCATGTCGTCTTCACCGGTCAGGGAGATGTACTCCATGACCAGGGCCTCGATGGGGGCGTTGCCGGTGCGCTCGCCAAAGCCGAACAGGGTGCCGTTGGCACCGGAGCAGCCATAGAGCCAGGCCGTGGCTGCATTGACCAGCACCTTGTGGAAGTCGTTGTGGCCATGCCACTCCAGCCATTCGCTGGGGACGCCAGCCTCATCGGTGAAGGCACGCACCACCCGTGCCACCGAGCGCGGCAGAGCCGAGCCGGGATAGGGCACGCCAAAGCCCATTGTGTCGCATAGCCGGATTTTGACGGGCAGGCCGCTGTCCTTGGACAACTCCATCAGCCGTTTGGCAAAGGGCAGGCAGAAACCCCAGATGTCGGCCCGGGTGATGTCCTCAAAGTGACAACGCGGCACGATGCCCCATTCCAGGGCTTTTTCCACCACCTCGAGGTAGTCGTGCATGGCCTCGACGCGATTCTTCTTGAGCTTCAGGTAAATATGGTAGTCGGACACCGAAGTCAGCATGCCGGTCTCGCGGATGCCCATGTCCTTGACCAGACGCAGATCGTCCTTGTTGGCGCGGATCCAGCCTGTGACCTCGGGGAATTTGTAGTCCTTGGCCATGCAGCGCTCAACGGCGCGGCGGTCCTTGTCGGAATACAGGAAGAACTCACTCTGGCGAATCAGCCCGGAGTGGCCGCCCAGCTTGTGCAGGTAGTCGAAGATGGTTTCCATCTGCTTGACCGTATAGGGCGGGCGGGCCTGTTGGCCGTCACGGAAGGTCGTGTCGGTGATGAAAATCGGATCTGCCGGGCGTGGCATCATGAAGTTGTCATCAAAGCTGACCCGACCAACCTTGGTGTACGGAAAGTATTCGCGGAACAGGACAGGTTCTTCGGGGTTGCGGACCTGATAGTCGAAGCTGCGATTGAAGTGCAGAAATGCCATGGCTTGTTATTCCTCCATCATGATCGTCTTTTGCGGGTGGGGTGGCCCCGTCCCGCAGCATGTCTATGCGTAGCAGAAACAGGATTGTGGTCAAACGATAATCGGTGAACCCTCCCCGGGAGACCACAGAACCTCAGGAATCATCCTGCGCGGAACGTGGGCTTTTCGCGGGTTGTGGGTGGAGTGCCGGCGGGCGCGGTGGTCCGCCGGGTAAACTCAGGCCAGTCCGTGGCGCTGCTTTTCCTGCAGCACTTCCTGGCTCTCGGGGCTGATTCGCTCCGCTTCGGCCAGGGCGCGGGCGGCTTCTTCGGCCCAGCCGCCTCGGCGCAGGCTGCGGGCAGCCAGCAGTGACAGCCGCTCGGGGGCCTCGTCATAGACGTTGGCCACGAGTTTGGCATAGCTGTCGCCGAAAACTTCGCGCACCAGATCGTTCTGATCGAACAGGAACCGCGCCAGCAGTTCATTCTCGCGGTGCAGCGGTAGATAATCCATGAACAGTTTGCGGCAGTTGAACAGCAAAAAGCGGATGCGGTTCACTTCGCGCTGGATGCTCTCGTTGGTCTGGTCAAGGACTCCGAACAGTTCGCGGGAAAAGGCCAGGTGTTCTCCCGAGAGTTCCTTGTCCTGCAGCTGTCGGAACCAGGGGGCGTAGTTCTGCTGCTGATAGGCGTCTTCCTTGAGCTTCATGGCGTCGTGGAAGATGTAGCCGACGCTCCAGTCCAGAAATTGGCCCAGCATTCCCGAGCCGCTGGCACCGCTGGCGCTATCATTCTTGTACAGCACGTGGGCCGTGTCCTTCAGGCGCCAGAGCAGTCCCTTGTTCATTTCCTGGCCGAGCAGATTCTTCAGGGCGTTGAAGTCCACATGGCCGGTGCGGTCAAAATGGCGAAATTCGTGTTCCAGCAATCTGCTGACCAGACAGAAATCTCGTAGGACATCGCGTACGAATTCCGGCAGTTTGCTTCTGATCCATTTTGACATTGCTGGGGGTGCTCCTCAAGGTTTGATCGGAAGCGGACCTTAGCATATCAGGAGGCAATCGCCAAATAGAGCCATTTGAGGCAGATCGGGGGCGTAATCATCAAGAATTAAGCCCTGTCCGAGAACAGGGCTTAATAACCGAATCGATTTGCTGGGAATCAGGGGTGGCGGTGTCAGAATCGAGGCAGGTAATGCCATGGTGCGGCACATTCTGGGTTGCGTTTTTGCCACCTATGCTGCGTGAGTTGCCATGCGCAAATGGTAGGCGCGGAACACGGAGACCTCGTCCTTGCCCATGTAGCGGGCCAGGGTTTTCTCCGAGGTCTTGGTCAGATCGACCACGATCAGCCCGTCGATGGCATCGCCGAAGTCGCGGTCCAGATTAAAGGTAAGCACCTGTCCGCCCAGCTTCAGGTACTGCCTGAGCAGGACGGGCACACCCTTGCCGTCGGATTCGATGTCCGCCACGGCGGTCCCCAGATCCTCGATATCCGGGCAGATGGCGGCGATGCTGCCCGGTTTGAAGCCGCCGGGAACCCGAGCCTTGATCTTGGGCGGGGTCAGGGGACGCACCGTCTTGAGCAGGGCTTTGGTGCCTTCTTGATGGCCCTTCAGGAAGTGCATCATCAGGTGTCTGGACAGGGGGTTGTAGTCATTGGAGATGGAGACCGGCCCAAAGATGGTCTTGTAGCGTTTGTGGCGGTAGACGAAGCGGGCAATTCCCTTCCAGAGCAGGAGCAGAGGATTGTAGCTCTTGCGGTATTCCTTGCTGATGAAGGCCCGGCCCATTTCCAGGCAGGGGCCAAGGGCGTCCAGAAATTTGTGATCGTACTTGAACAGGGTGGAGGTGTAGAGGCCCTTGATGCCGGAGCTGTCCACAATGGAATCCACGCAGCCCACACGATAGGCGCCCACGATGCGGCGATCCTTTTTGTGCCAGAGCACAAGGTGGTGGTAGTCGTCATCAAAGCGGTCCAGATCGCGCGCCAGGCCCGTGCCCTCGCCCACATCGCGGAAGTTGAGTTCGCGTAGGCGTCCGATCTCTGGCAGTACGGCGGGCAGTGCCCGGCCCTGGGCGCAGATGATCATCTGGTCGCCCTGCTCCAACAGCACGTTCTGGGCGGGCTGGGATTCGATCTCAGCAGCCAGCAATGCCGGCCCGCAGGATTGAGCCACGGGCTGAGTGCCTTCCAGGTTGGTCGGCGGCGTCAGTCCCGTTGCCTGCTCGCGTTTGTGCTTGAGCAGATAGGTGCGCAGTCGCAGATAGTCCGTCAGCTTTTCGTCATTCTCGAAGTGTTGGATCTTCTGGGCCGGGATCATGCGCCCCACGTCCAGACACACCGTGCGTCGCTGTTTGTTCAGCATCTCACGGGGCAGCATCATGGTTCGTAGGCGCGGATGGATCATGCCCAGCAGATGAAACAGTGGCCCGTTGTGGCCGTCGAAGTGCACGGGGACCACCGGAGCCTTGGTGATGCGGATGATGCGTCCGATGGAGGGGCTCCATTGGGGGTCGGTCACCGTACGTTTGCGTAGTTGCAGGGAGCTGACCTCCCCGGCAGGGAACACGGCCAGCAGCCCGCCGCCGCGTGCCCAACGGATGGCTTCCTTGAGTGGGCCGATGTTGCGCTTGGATGACTTCCTGCTGCCAAAGGGGTCCACGGAAATGAGATGCTCGCGCATCTCTGGAATCATGGACAAGACATGGTTGGCCATGACTTTTACATCCGGGCGCACGCGGCGCAGGGTCTGGAGCAGGATCACGCCTTCGATGGCACCAAAGGGGTGGTTGGCTACCACCACCGCCGGTCCCGTGGCGGGGATATTGGACAGGTCGGTCTCGGGCACGTCCACCTGGATGGAGAGCAGGTTCAGGACATCTGCCAGGAAATCGGAGTTTTTGCGTCCGCTGATTTCGGAGTAGAGGCTTTTCAGGGTGGGCAGGCAAAGGAGTTTTTCCAGCGGTGGCTGGACCATGGCCCGAAGCGGCCTGTTCAGGGGCAGATTCAGGTCAAAGGGACTCTCGAGAACGTGTGCCTGCGGCATGGAGACCTCCCGGTCTGGGCGTTGCACTCCCGCTGGCGAGGAATTCGTCGGCATGGCGGAGTGAAGTGAGTTGAGATTGAGTAGCAGCAGGGTGTGGCGGGTGAGAGGAGGGCTGGTGGCGATTGCATGACAACGTGGCCTGGCTGTTTACCTTTGGTGGCCCCGCCTGAAGGCGCTTGCGTGAATGGTTCGGGCTATTCTGTGCAAAGCGTTCAAAATCGTTGATGGGCAGGCGCAAGTCGTCCGCAAGACCGACGCCTATTTTGACATAGGTGAGGGTTTGCGGACGATACAGCAACGCACCCATCGAGGATTTTCAAAGCTCTGTTCATCTTCGGTGTGACCAGAGAGGGTGTGTGGGGCTGGCTCCCGCATCAGCAGGGAGAGACCTCTCTGTACAGCTCCCAGAGTTGCAGATACGAGGCTTCGAAAGACCGGCCTTCCATGTAGTTGCGGGCATTGTGGCGCATCTCGCGCACGCGGGCGGGGTTGTCGACCAGTGTTTCCATGGCTCGTTCGAAGTGGCGCTCGTCGCCGTCGGGTACGATCAGTCCCGTCTGTCCGGGGATCAGATTTTCCTGGGGGCCGCCCTGGTCCGTGACAATGACCGGCAGGCCCGAGGCCTGAGCCTCCAGCACCACGTTGCCGAAGGTGTCTGTGGTGGAGGGGAAGACAAAGATACTGGCCGAGGCATAGGCTGCTGCCAGATCGTCTCCCGTCAACGGGCCGGTGAAGGTCACGGGATAACCGGACAGCTCGTCCTGCATCTGTTCCAGGTACGGGCCGTTGCCCACCACCACCAGCCGGACTCCGGTCCGGCGCGCGGCCAGGCGTTTGAAGGCCCCGGTCAGCACATGCAGATTCTTTTCCTGTGAGACGCGCCCCACGTACAGCAGCTTGGTCTCGCCTTCGTCCAGGCCGTAGCCGGACTTGAAGAACCCGTTGCGCTTTGCGGGATTGAATCGCTCCACGTCCACTCCGCGGGGGTAGAGCCGCACCCGCTTGGCATCCACACCCTTTCCTGTCAGTTCGTTGGCCATGGACAGGGACGGAGCATAGACCACATCGGACTGATTGGAGAACCAGACCATGTAGCGCCACATGCCCTCGGCCATGGAAGCGTCACCGGTCAGAGCACTGGCGTATTGCGGAAAGGCCGTGTGGTAGGTGCTGTGCAGGGGCAGGCCCAGAATCTTGGCGCAGGCCAGACCTGCCATGCCCACCGGTCCGGGAGTGGCGGCATGGATGTGGGTCACGCCGGTTTCGTAGCACCACTCCAGCATCTTCAGTAGCGGTGGGTAGTGCAGCACCAGTTCCGGGTACTCGGGAATCTCGAAGGAGCCGATGGGTGCGAAATTGCGCACGCCTTCCGGCTTTTTTCCGGTCTCTGCTTCATCCTCGGGATAGCAGGTCACGATGGACAGGCCTTTGCCGTTGCTGCGTGCCGCTTCGATCTGCATGCGCAGGGTCATGGCCACGCCGTTCATTTCGCGAAAGGTGTCCGTGAAATGCGCCAGACGCATGGGACGGCGCGAGGTTTTTCTGCCCTTGCGCTGGAACATCCGGTCCAGGCAATGGCGCGAAAAGGTACGATCCTGAGCATAG is part of the Desulfovibrio ferrophilus genome and harbors:
- a CDS encoding M99 family carboxypeptidase catalytic domain-containing protein is translated as MKPIRCLTLCLSLLLAALVVSTVAFAGDAPRRHTFFSGTQYPLTVHFIQGTEPGPTVMVQGGIQGDEVSGYLTAQILTHAEVIRGNLIVIPRANVPTVLAGKREINVDLNRRFDQDYNTFYEDRLARVIRFLLKRSDAFVHLHEGSGFYHPTYVDGLRNPRRYGQSIIIDTPVFEGRINLAQVATSVLGQLNHSIVPAYQFKLFNTNTFANNTTHPEQRKSLTFHALSSAGIPALAIEVSKNIRQLGWKVLQQLRATVLTLEQYGVELRLPEFTEQEVDRYARTASRLRVNGLPVIPGKDLTLPLAPGGTVAVTVEDAGDSTFDPVPAVFASDRPDLNMVSAPRLALSRFGRLDVRADGTRVSRVNVAWQGQWQDKAPTPGTPVAKGAAPLFACWLNGKLRFVPADGVLEAVQGDQLVLEGVWGSRKDQEEVLNFKGYVSQPRRNDGQDAGQEIVLDSGAFIGRYVKAAKDGSSWLCRVVRETPGEPKTQFKVRFVPRSVSALGLLGEDGDRIIVPWTGEGRYVLPAGTYTLEGLWSNGPKDKVLATNESRPLPWGGGVTVAPGLETTITLRQATTFRPIGRMTLAAQ
- a CDS encoding sugar phosphate isomerase/epimerase family protein, with translation MPPSVFVNLPLASIARGAPYLDLFLEQGINPELGINAFALDELSERWHQRMARRLREDGLRCAVHLPFMDLRPGASDPAILAVTRERLDRAMGLALEYGAAHMVGHACFVPGMDGCREQEWLETSTSTWAGLLEGHESAPLLCLENTYETACQPILDLLSRLPEDRAGACLDLGHWHSFARGCERRDLKAWLMALGPRLKHLHLHDNDGSGDQHLGLGQGSIPFDELFATLTRSGRTPSMTLEPHTLEDYEHSSRFMTEHPDWFIGKNA
- a CDS encoding diaminopimelate epimerase, with protein sequence MSSRPYRFYKLSPGGNTTILIMDAETLPVADHPALAARFMDPLHLQAEQVGFVSLNGGTPRLDMMGGEFCGNAARCLTAVLALEGHLDDVGSISVSGVEDDLDVRVSRDNGALSTAVQMPVREDGACISDLAPGIALAELDGITHLLLDEDEHSCPVDPINAAARLRAAHGLGERDAVGCIWYSGGLALPSIRPVVWVRETNTTHLETACGSGTMALTQLLACQQGGPVCVRVLQPSGQSIEARVDYDQSTGRFSDAWISGRVEVIAKGITYL
- a CDS encoding Crp/Fnr family transcriptional regulator, which produces MNNIPWHDIAIFTDMPDADIDKVQKIFSTLKVERGEKIINEGDLGDEMFVLVSGRVRITKSMIIQGMTLPLQELQDTRKVLATLDGSLCPLFGEMALIDRDTRSATVETLEPSEFLVTNRDRFFALVKNEPEIGCHLLTALSRRLAATVRKNNSELVKLTTALALALTRSK
- a CDS encoding potassium channel family protein, giving the protein MRFTAKILISTPFRKLLVLISTLLILSSVGFYLLELQPQGHADFLSAIWWAVVTLTTVGYGDLVPATTPGRLLGLLVMISGIGMVSTLTGNLASIIVENRAKRRKGLLKVKLSGHVIIIGWNSFAKNIVSTLQDAEILKNNDLVLVNSLAPEERDSLAFDLDMANRLHFVYGNPAHESVVHRASPATAQVIYILSQAGLSAADSDQQSLYAALTLRSLAPKVSIYSEVVLAENRDHLLRAGVNEIVPRGEVASMLLGRMGKTPSVWPFFQGLVGSRNHAGSLDYRRLTSDEQNMDWGELIQTSRGHDGSLPLALCHESKDLTLQDMLDEGSALDQFILELFTMSGQQTSLGQQGPSIVINPADDLQLEGYDGLLYLKAQATES
- a CDS encoding histone-lysine N-methyltransferase, with amino-acid sequence MAFLHFNRSFDYQVRNPEEPVLFREYFPYTKVGRVSFDDNFMMPRPADPIFITDTTFRDGQQARPPYTVKQMETIFDYLHKLGGHSGLIRQSEFFLYSDKDRRAVERCMAKDYKFPEVTGWIRANKDDLRLVKDMGIRETGMLTSVSDYHIYLKLKKNRVEAMHDYLEVVEKALEWGIVPRCHFEDITRADIWGFCLPFAKRLMELSKDSGLPVKIRLCDTMGFGVPYPGSALPRSVARVVRAFTDEAGVPSEWLEWHGHNDFHKVLVNAATAWLYGCSGANGTLFGFGERTGNAPIEALVMEYISLTGEDDMAHTQVISEIAEYFEKELDYKIPDNYPFAGRDFNATSAGIHVDGLAKNEEIYNIFDTNKILNRPVPIIITDKSGKAGVAYWINQSLHLTGDQVIDKRHPAVTKIYKRIMAAYEKGRNTSFSNKEMKVVVKRYLPELFMSEFDHLKEAAHKLAAKVVEKLSQDCEIRSLSSEKVGGCMDDFLSEYSFIQYMYLVNTEGRLVASSVCHPEDAPKYKTYDHETDFSDREWFVKPMQTGKMMVTDFYKSHFTGKLCLTVATPVDDEELDIQGILGADIRFEELLKRQEDLEDEVYGEDTD